One genomic segment of Cyanobacteria bacterium FACHB-DQ100 includes these proteins:
- a CDS encoding peptidase domain-containing ABC transporter translates to MVKQSSVAWQAQILEQLAQLLGQPLSKSEWATLLQHVHILEPKPGKQFWHSLDAPAGIYLVLDGKVRLLDRANNLLVSLGTGASLGELTLFPDSSFQPYTARASMQVGLCFVPIAALQSLLDRYPTVRSRLYQAAVQRDSLILAKLSEASSEQRIDSEGNRKHPILRHSSSLIPCSVSTAASKTESKISKAFFPSPMQRFGHWWQRATRRYPFFAQQSAADCGAACLVMIGRYWGKRFSVNRLRDISNVDRNGASLKSLAAAAENIGFSTRPVKAGLSKLAEQSLPAIAHWEGKHYIVVYEITRKHVVVGDPAIGQRTLTPAQFKAGWTGYTLLLQPTAFLKETPETNQSLWQFIELVKPHWLVLLEVLIASIVIQIFGLVTPMFTQLLLDRVVVQRSSTTLTAVGIGLLIFGLFRVAMSGLRQYLLSHVANRIDTALIVGFIKHTFRLPLGFFESRYVGDIVSRVQENHKIQRFLTGDSLSIFLDFLTVFVYVGLMFWYSWKMALLSLTIVPPFIFLALIATPLLKQISREIFNANTSQGKYLIQALTGVHTVKSMAIEQTVGWHWEELFSKSIKTNFSGQNISNTLQICSSTVETALTTALLWFGASQVIQNELTIGQLVAFNMLLGNVISPFRRLSVLWNQFQEVLIAVERIQDVIDTEPEEDYQQQTRQFLPSLDGHICFDQVTFRYHPESNVNVLENVSFTVHPGQMVALVGRSGSGKTTIAKLLLGLYPATQGKILIDGYDINNLALRSLRQQIGVVDQNTFLFGGTIRENISVGHPEASLEEVIEAAKQAGAHSFIEALPMGYETQIGEGGGLLSGGQRQRLAIARALLGNPRLLIFDEATSHLDAESERIIQTNLNTILKDRTTLVIAHRLSTIRNADLILVLDRGIIVESGNHDELMARRGQYFYLNQQQLTSVG, encoded by the coding sequence ATGGTAAAACAGAGTTCCGTTGCGTGGCAGGCGCAAATCCTTGAGCAGCTTGCTCAATTATTAGGGCAGCCACTCTCTAAATCAGAATGGGCTACTCTCCTGCAACACGTTCACATTTTGGAGCCGAAACCAGGCAAACAATTCTGGCATTCGTTGGATGCTCCGGCGGGAATTTACCTTGTATTAGACGGTAAAGTGCGGCTTCTCGATCGCGCGAATAACTTGTTAGTTTCCCTGGGGACAGGTGCATCTTTGGGTGAATTGACGCTTTTCCCAGACTCCTCTTTTCAGCCCTATACTGCTAGGGCTTCTATGCAAGTCGGACTTTGTTTTGTGCCGATAGCGGCATTGCAATCCCTCCTTGATCGGTATCCAACAGTGCGATCACGGTTATACCAAGCAGCAGTTCAGCGAGATTCGCTAATTCTTGCCAAGTTAAGTGAAGCGTCTTCAGAGCAACGAATCGATTCTGAGGGAAACCGTAAACATCCAATTCTGCGCCATTCTTCATCACTGATTCCGTGTTCTGTTTCGACTGCTGCTAGTAAAACGGAGTCGAAAATCAGCAAGGCTTTCTTTCCCAGTCCAATGCAGCGTTTCGGACATTGGTGGCAGCGAGCAACGCGGCGCTATCCTTTTTTTGCTCAACAGAGTGCAGCCGATTGTGGAGCAGCTTGCTTAGTGATGATTGGTCGCTACTGGGGAAAACGGTTTAGCGTGAATCGATTGCGAGATATCTCAAATGTCGATCGCAATGGCGCATCGCTAAAAAGTTTAGCGGCAGCGGCAGAAAATATTGGCTTTTCTACCCGACCCGTAAAAGCAGGACTGAGCAAATTAGCGGAGCAATCCTTGCCTGCGATCGCGCATTGGGAAGGCAAACACTATATTGTGGTTTACGAAATCACAAGAAAGCATGTGGTGGTTGGCGACCCAGCAATCGGTCAACGAACTCTCACCCCTGCTCAGTTTAAAGCAGGCTGGACAGGCTATACCTTGCTATTGCAGCCAACAGCTTTTTTGAAGGAAACTCCAGAAACCAACCAATCTCTCTGGCAATTTATCGAACTCGTAAAACCGCATTGGCTCGTGCTGTTGGAAGTCTTAATTGCCTCAATTGTGATTCAAATTTTTGGCCTGGTTACCCCGATGTTTACTCAGTTATTACTTGATCGAGTCGTTGTGCAGCGTAGTTCGACGACCCTGACTGCGGTTGGAATTGGGCTACTCATCTTTGGGCTCTTCCGAGTAGCAATGAGCGGATTGCGGCAGTATCTGTTGAGTCATGTTGCTAATCGAATTGATACAGCATTGATTGTTGGATTCATTAAACACACATTTCGATTACCGTTGGGATTTTTTGAATCTCGCTATGTAGGTGATATTGTTTCCCGTGTACAAGAAAACCACAAGATTCAACGTTTTCTCACAGGTGATTCACTCTCGATATTTTTGGATTTTCTGACTGTTTTCGTTTATGTTGGCTTAATGTTTTGGTATAGCTGGAAGATGGCGTTACTATCGCTGACGATTGTGCCGCCCTTTATTTTTCTTGCACTGATCGCTACACCATTGCTCAAGCAAATCTCACGCGAAATTTTTAATGCAAACACCAGCCAAGGAAAGTACTTAATTCAAGCTTTAACTGGTGTTCATACGGTAAAGAGTATGGCGATCGAACAAACAGTAGGCTGGCATTGGGAGGAACTATTTAGCAAATCAATCAAAACGAATTTCTCCGGTCAAAATATCAGTAATACGCTTCAGATTTGTAGCAGCACTGTCGAGACAGCGTTGACAACAGCGTTGCTTTGGTTTGGTGCGTCTCAGGTGATTCAGAATGAATTGACCATCGGGCAACTTGTCGCCTTCAATATGCTGCTCGGAAACGTCATTTCTCCCTTCCGTCGATTGAGTGTTCTATGGAATCAGTTCCAAGAAGTCTTGATTGCGGTTGAGCGGATTCAGGATGTGATCGACACTGAACCCGAAGAAGACTATCAGCAACAAACGCGGCAATTTCTGCCCAGCCTAGATGGGCATATCTGCTTTGACCAGGTTACGTTTCGCTATCACCCTGAGAGCAATGTGAATGTTTTAGAAAATGTTAGTTTTACAGTTCATCCAGGGCAGATGGTGGCATTGGTGGGACGCAGTGGCTCAGGTAAAACCACGATCGCGAAACTGCTCTTAGGGCTTTATCCCGCAACGCAAGGCAAAATTTTGATCGACGGCTATGACATTAATAATTTGGCACTCCGATCGCTGAGACAACAGATCGGAGTTGTGGATCAAAATACTTTTTTGTTTGGTGGCACGATTCGGGAAAATATTAGCGTTGGGCATCCTGAAGCATCACTGGAAGAAGTGATCGAAGCCGCGAAGCAAGCAGGTGCCCACTCCTTCATCGAAGCCCTGCCAATGGGCTATGAAACGCAAATTGGTGAGGGCGGTGGATTACTTTCCGGTGGACAGCGTCAACGACTTGCGATCGCGCGTGCTTTGCTCGGCAATCCTCGCCTCTTGATTTTTGATGAAGCCACTAGTCATTTGGATGCTGAATCGGAGCGAATTATTCAAACAAACCTCAACACGATTTTGAAAGACCGAACAACGCTCGTGATTGCCCACCGCCTGTCTACGATTCGTAATGCAGACCTGATTTTAGTTCTTGATCGAGGCATTATTGTCGAAAGCGGCAATCATGACGAGTTAATGGCACGGCGAGGACAATACTTCTATCTCAATCAGCAGCAATTAACATCGGTTGGCTAG
- a CDS encoding helix-turn-helix domain containing protein has protein sequence MAKVNFLDSDLTNSGSVLTPFQRRLLIKRLQTELRPEYQHRIEIMLLADQGYSQTQICNRLSCCHETARYWIAIARAGQAHLWNETQIGRPKTVNEFYLNRLKELVTHSPREYGYPFQRWTAQWLKKHLAKETSIEVTEQHINRLLRSMGLSTRPSKAESAQSPSNTPNEARIRIQDLSTGECSNPTASLHRVLIDSY, from the coding sequence ATGGCTAAAGTTAACTTTCTTGACAGTGATTTGACCAACTCAGGCAGCGTTCTCACACCGTTCCAGCGCAGGCTACTGATTAAAAGACTGCAAACTGAATTGCGTCCAGAATACCAGCATCGGATTGAAATCATGCTACTAGCAGATCAAGGTTATTCACAAACTCAGATCTGCAATCGCTTAAGCTGTTGCCATGAAACCGCTCGCTATTGGATTGCGATCGCGCGTGCTGGTCAAGCACATTTATGGAATGAAACTCAAATCGGTCGCCCCAAAACGGTGAATGAATTTTACCTCAATCGGCTCAAAGAACTAGTAACTCATAGTCCACGCGAGTATGGCTATCCCTTCCAGCGATGGACTGCCCAATGGTTGAAAAAGCATCTAGCAAAAGAAACGAGCATCGAAGTCACTGAACAACATATCAATCGCTTACTCCGATCTATGGGGCTATCTACTCGCCCTTCTAAAGCCGAATCAGCGCAATCTCCATCAAATACTCCAAACGAAGCACGTATTAGAATCCAAGATTTAAGCACCGGAGAATGCTCAAATCCAACCGCCTCTCTTCACCGTGTACTAATTGATTCCTACTAA
- a CDS encoding S8/S53 family peptidase has product MLRSSSSWSESSKSRCPAQPIDHSDSGTSSHLIGIIDTGFNANHPKIDNSRLLIGRDFIDGDNNPFVSPNESDHGTRVFDVITTVAESRSNSSDRSRTWLSRAVGSGQWAKSLNEFVDTAKATNSSHAVVNLSFDLAQTNPDGTQSTRHALTPQEHDALRYAHENGVLVVVASGNTGGTMSVLGQAAQEFDNIITVGAALGHNRAFYSSYGDGLSLVAYGSANNNSLLSIADNRFDAVEGTSIAAAEVTGTIANIWQANPSLQYHQVIDILESTATDLNTPGWDSETGAGLLNPSTAVDRAIKTSAIADLQFIANSYSTPISEGGYFNSVERPALFGVDLPSPGDIWDGIKDIGKGLKKGATWIAKQADSKLTGAFERTVDWVTKTPKKLKKLGSDYVELLEAVGTGDFEKAAKTAGRILIDYAEIAAIPELLETYYDWRKFNTRALTSEEIERAKSVFGNSINYDLVRIDEASFLVKARSFITNDAPFTSLNTINSWGGISPDTLIHELAHVWQYQHDGAVYIPEALVGQHDDRIPGTYPPGIGQPNQSGYDYGGATELVKRMNAGQSLFSFNREQQAEIVQHYYEIRTDGNLNNDIFLSLYANFVKQVSTLSEDQLGMLPTDSGNTVSNARSLDLSLLNGNTTLRESIGNFKLDLEFDLPLAGKKLGNIFNFNDEADLFRLNINSGNLDLTLSDITMDVDLQVIRDVDKNGVIDPSEIIAVSQLGSVANESISLTGLAPDEYLVKVFPFNLSDGRTQYTLAIST; this is encoded by the coding sequence ATGCTGCGATCAAGTTCATCTTGGTCTGAGTCCTCCAAATCTCGTTGTCCTGCTCAACCAATTGACCATTCTGATTCAGGCACTTCGAGTCATTTAATTGGCATTATCGATACAGGATTTAACGCCAACCATCCAAAAATCGACAATTCGCGTCTTTTGATCGGACGAGACTTTATTGATGGGGATAATAATCCCTTTGTTTCACCGAATGAAAGTGATCACGGCACACGCGTTTTTGACGTTATTACGACTGTTGCAGAGAGCAGATCAAATTCTAGCGATCGTTCACGAACTTGGCTCAGTCGTGCAGTTGGATCAGGTCAATGGGCAAAATCATTGAATGAGTTTGTAGATACAGCAAAAGCCACTAACAGTTCACACGCAGTAGTTAATCTTAGCTTTGATCTAGCTCAAACTAATCCTGATGGCACTCAAAGCACCCGCCATGCTTTAACCCCCCAAGAACACGATGCTCTTCGATACGCACACGAGAACGGGGTTCTGGTGGTGGTAGCCTCCGGCAACACCGGGGGAACAATGTCTGTCCTTGGGCAAGCCGCTCAAGAGTTTGACAACATTATCACTGTGGGGGCAGCCCTTGGTCACAATCGAGCCTTCTATTCAAGCTATGGAGATGGTCTTAGCTTAGTTGCGTATGGCAGCGCAAACAACAATTCATTACTGTCTATTGCTGATAATCGATTTGATGCGGTTGAGGGAACCTCGATTGCAGCGGCTGAAGTCACAGGAACCATTGCAAACATTTGGCAAGCAAACCCGTCTCTGCAATACCATCAAGTGATCGATATTCTTGAATCCACAGCAACAGATTTGAATACACCAGGATGGGACTCGGAAACAGGAGCAGGATTGCTAAATCCCTCAACTGCTGTTGATCGAGCCATTAAAACATCTGCGATCGCAGATCTCCAATTTATTGCTAATTCCTACTCGACTCCGATTAGTGAAGGTGGATACTTCAATAGCGTTGAACGCCCAGCCCTTTTCGGTGTGGATCTTCCCAGCCCTGGAGACATTTGGGATGGCATTAAAGATATTGGAAAGGGATTGAAAAAAGGTGCAACTTGGATTGCCAAACAAGCGGATAGTAAACTAACAGGTGCCTTCGAGCGAACTGTTGATTGGGTGACAAAAACACCTAAAAAATTGAAGAAACTAGGCAGCGATTACGTAGAGTTACTGGAAGCAGTCGGAACAGGAGATTTTGAGAAGGCAGCAAAAACTGCTGGTCGCATTTTAATTGATTACGCAGAAATTGCTGCTATTCCAGAGCTTCTTGAAACATACTATGATTGGAGAAAATTCAACACTCGCGCATTAACCAGTGAAGAAATTGAGCGAGCCAAAAGTGTTTTTGGCAATTCAATTAACTATGACTTAGTGCGAATCGATGAAGCATCGTTTTTGGTGAAGGCTAGAAGTTTTATTACTAACGATGCACCCTTTACTAGCCTCAATACCATTAACTCTTGGGGTGGCATTAGCCCGGATACTTTAATTCATGAATTAGCCCATGTTTGGCAATATCAACACGATGGTGCAGTTTATATTCCAGAAGCACTAGTCGGTCAGCACGACGATCGCATTCCTGGAACCTATCCACCTGGCATTGGACAACCAAATCAGTCCGGTTATGACTATGGTGGTGCAACGGAACTTGTAAAGCGAATGAATGCGGGTCAAAGTTTATTCAGCTTCAATCGTGAGCAACAGGCAGAGATTGTCCAGCATTATTACGAGATTAGAACGGATGGTAATCTCAACAATGACATTTTCCTATCTCTATATGCCAACTTTGTGAAACAGGTTTCAACCTTGTCTGAGGATCAATTAGGAATGTTACCTACGGATTCTGGCAACACAGTCAGCAATGCGCGATCTCTTGATCTCAGCCTACTTAACGGCAACACAACACTCAGAGAAAGCATTGGTAATTTCAAACTTGATCTTGAGTTTGATCTTCCATTGGCAGGAAAAAAACTAGGAAATATATTCAATTTCAACGATGAAGCCGATTTGTTTAGGCTCAATATCAACAGCGGCAATCTTGATCTAACGCTTTCAGACATAACAATGGATGTTGATTTGCAAGTGATTCGAGATGTTGATAAAAATGGCGTTATTGATCCAAGTGAGATTATTGCAGTTTCTCAGTTAGGAAGCGTGGCAAATGAATCGATCAGCCTAACAGGTCTAGCTCCTGATGAATATCTTGTGAAGGTCTTTCCGTTCAATCTAAGTGATGGTCGCACTCAATACACACTTGCTATCTCGACGTAA
- a CDS encoding DUF928 domain-containing protein, with the protein MRHNFFQKQALSCSTIALLISGLFTAFPVNSAPAARFVPPPLPRRGAPSGHPQGGASRGKCPVASSQLTALVPVLPKTPDRLDVTPVWALTVSDRPTFWFYVPYPLTSNLATEFVLQDEQGKYLYQTALTQSGTTPGIVSVTLPNTVSPLEVGKLYHWYFLIYCTPSNPMFVDGWIERRPDASRQSVLSREQVQRYAANGIWYDAVTTLAQLRRQKPKDSTLAQDWTDLLQSAGLGAIAGAPIVDCCTAKQ; encoded by the coding sequence ATGAGACACAATTTTTTTCAAAAACAAGCACTCAGTTGCTCAACGATCGCGCTTCTAATTAGCGGATTGTTCACGGCTTTTCCGGTGAACTCCGCGCCTGCTGCCCGCTTTGTTCCCCCTCCTTTGCCACGTCGAGGGGCACCGAGCGGTCATCCGCAGGGCGGGGCGAGTCGAGGCAAATGTCCTGTGGCTTCGTCTCAATTAACGGCATTAGTGCCCGTTTTACCTAAGACGCCTGATCGCTTGGATGTCACTCCAGTTTGGGCATTGACGGTTAGCGATCGACCGACCTTTTGGTTTTATGTTCCGTATCCGCTCACAAGCAATTTAGCCACGGAGTTTGTGTTGCAGGATGAACAGGGCAAGTATCTCTATCAAACGGCTCTGACTCAATCAGGAACTACTCCAGGCATCGTCAGCGTAACCTTACCTAACACGGTTTCGCCGTTGGAAGTAGGCAAACTCTATCACTGGTATTTTCTGATCTACTGCACACCGAGTAATCCTATGTTTGTAGATGGTTGGATCGAACGCAGACCCGATGCTTCGCGTCAATCCGTTCTTTCGCGTGAGCAAGTTCAGCGCTACGCAGCAAATGGCATTTGGTACGATGCGGTGACAACATTAGCTCAATTGCGTCGCCAAAAGCCCAAAGATTCAACGTTGGCCCAAGATTGGACAGATTTATTGCAGTCTGCTGGATTGGGTGCGATCGCAGGTGCTCCGATCGTAGATTGCTGCACTGCAAAACAGTAA
- a CDS encoding CHASE2 domain-containing protein codes for MSKLVVLKIGEGSFDRGFPVILQIGDEGKQPAIELPGTLPPAPSLPQQYHDWQLAYRRLGQRWRIEFLQDEVTHVSRVEDCRHAAHRLIEQLNAWLNSAVFRPLRDRWFEKLDPAEKIRVLIQTSSPQLSRLPWHLWDVLDRYPTAEIALSTAAYERVERTETAKPTVNVLAILGSSVGINVQRDRALLEQLPQAHVQLLVEPQRQELGEQLWRQAWDILFFAGHSSTESEVGRLMINASDRLVLSELKYALKVAIRHGLKLAIFNSCDGIGLARQLTDLHIPQIIVMREPVPDRVAQEFLKHLLSAFAAGQPLYSAVRQAREQLETLEPEFPYATWLPVIFQNPAEVPQTWQDWCNSTLSVKKGDTEGIAQQEQDTVIAPLASQSHKRSKIRRGLAAIFFSSIAAAGLTIGGRHMGWMQPLELQAFDQFLRSRSQEVPDSRLLVVTLTEADIQAQPEPRQGSLSDQTLLKLLDKLEQQQPIAVGLDIYRSSATKNKSLSDRLRQNSRLITVCKATDSTSNDPGVAPPPEVPPEQWGFSDFLTDPDGILRRHLLGMEPYPGSACSTSYSFSVQLAFRYLITQGITPQFTPEGALQLGSVTFQPLENHRGGYQTIDSWGHQILLNYRNYKSLQDSVPQVTLTQLLNNQLDHTFLKDRIVLIGVTAPSFGDFWSTPYSTGTSLHQKTPGVLLQAQMVSQILSAVLDRRPLLWMWSFWQDTLWIWCWAIVGGGLAWWLRKPHYLSLAALAAIALLGTACFLLFLQGGWVPLVPALLALGLSGGITKTITKISRT; via the coding sequence GTGAGTAAGTTAGTTGTCTTAAAGATTGGAGAAGGAAGTTTTGACCGTGGGTTTCCAGTGATCCTGCAAATTGGGGACGAAGGGAAGCAACCTGCGATCGAGCTACCCGGAACTTTGCCACCTGCGCCAAGTTTGCCGCAGCAGTATCACGATTGGCAGCTCGCCTATCGCCGATTAGGGCAGCGGTGGCGAATTGAGTTTTTGCAGGATGAAGTGACCCATGTTTCCAGAGTAGAAGACTGCCGTCATGCCGCTCATCGATTAATTGAACAGTTGAATGCGTGGTTAAATTCTGCTGTGTTCCGCCCCTTGCGCGATCGCTGGTTTGAAAAGCTCGACCCGGCAGAGAAGATTCGTGTTCTAATTCAAACTAGCAGTCCGCAGCTGAGCCGATTACCATGGCATTTGTGGGACGTGTTAGACCGCTATCCCACTGCAGAGATCGCCCTAAGTACGGCAGCCTATGAGCGTGTGGAGCGCACCGAAACGGCAAAACCAACCGTCAACGTTTTGGCAATTCTCGGTAGTAGCGTGGGCATTAATGTGCAGCGCGATCGCGCCTTATTAGAACAACTTCCTCAAGCTCACGTTCAACTGCTTGTAGAACCCCAACGACAGGAGTTAGGAGAGCAGTTGTGGAGGCAGGCTTGGGATATTTTATTTTTTGCGGGACATAGCTCCACGGAATCTGAAGTCGGTCGATTGATGATTAATGCTAGCGATCGACTGGTGTTGAGTGAACTTAAATACGCACTTAAAGTTGCGATTCGTCATGGATTAAAGCTGGCAATTTTTAACTCCTGCGATGGAATTGGTTTAGCTCGCCAGCTTACTGATTTGCACATTCCCCAAATCATTGTGATGCGGGAGCCAGTTCCCGATCGAGTGGCTCAGGAGTTCTTAAAGCACCTCTTAAGTGCCTTTGCCGCAGGTCAACCGCTCTACAGTGCAGTTCGGCAGGCACGAGAACAACTAGAAACCTTGGAACCGGAGTTTCCCTATGCAACCTGGTTGCCCGTCATTTTTCAAAATCCAGCCGAAGTTCCACAAACTTGGCAAGATTGGTGTAACAGTACGCTTAGTGTCAAGAAAGGAGACACTGAAGGAATCGCTCAACAAGAGCAAGATACGGTGATTGCACCATTAGCCTCCCAGTCTCATAAACGCAGCAAAATTCGACGGGGATTGGCGGCGATTTTCTTCAGCAGCATAGCAGCAGCAGGCTTAACGATCGGCGGACGACATATGGGCTGGATGCAACCTCTAGAGCTACAAGCCTTCGATCAATTCCTGCGATCGCGCTCCCAGGAAGTACCAGATTCTCGTCTTTTAGTGGTGACACTAACCGAAGCAGACATTCAAGCACAGCCCGAACCAAGACAAGGATCGCTCTCTGATCAGACCTTATTGAAACTTTTAGACAAGTTAGAGCAACAACAGCCGATTGCGGTCGGTCTCGACATCTATCGCAGCAGCGCAACAAAAAATAAATCGCTCAGCGATCGGCTTCGGCAAAATTCGCGTCTCATTACCGTTTGCAAAGCAACCGATTCCACGAGCAATGATCCAGGCGTTGCACCGCCCCCGGAAGTACCACCTGAGCAATGGGGCTTTAGCGATTTTTTGACCGATCCGGATGGCATTCTGCGTCGTCATTTATTAGGAATGGAACCGTATCCTGGTTCCGCGTGTTCTACCTCGTATTCGTTTAGTGTTCAACTTGCATTCCGGTATCTCATCACTCAGGGAATTACTCCACAATTTACACCAGAAGGAGCATTACAACTGGGTTCCGTAACGTTTCAGCCCCTTGAAAATCATAGGGGAGGCTATCAAACCATTGACTCTTGGGGGCACCAAATTCTTCTGAACTACCGGAATTACAAGTCATTACAAGACAGCGTACCGCAGGTCACGTTAACGCAATTACTAAACAATCAGCTTGATCACACCTTTCTAAAAGATCGAATTGTTTTAATTGGCGTGACGGCTCCGAGTTTCGGGGATTTCTGGTCAACTCCCTACAGTACCGGTACTTCGCTGCACCAGAAAACGCCTGGGGTGCTGCTACAAGCTCAAATGGTGAGCCAAATTTTGAGTGCAGTTCTCGATCGACGACCTTTGCTGTGGATGTGGTCGTTTTGGCAGGACACGCTCTGGATTTGGTGTTGGGCAATTGTTGGTGGGGGGTTAGCGTGGTGGCTCAGAAAACCGCATTATTTAAGTTTGGCAGCCCTCGCAGCGATCGCGCTATTAGGAACAGCTTGCTTCCTGCTATTCCTGCAGGGGGGATGGGTGCCACTCGTTCCAGCTTTGCTTGCATTAGGTCTCTCAGGCGGAATCACAAAAACCATCACAAAAATTTCTAGGACATGA